A genomic segment from Idiomarina piscisalsi encodes:
- a CDS encoding sodium-dependent transporter has translation MSEQRDQFSSKIGFILAAAGSAVGIGNLVGFPVAATKNGGGAFLIIYALFVAFICVPVMLAEMGLGRRAQKSPLGSYQALSPDNKGWHIAGLLAVITPFMIAVFYMVITVWIFGYLWHSITGNLAMLADAEYFGQFVNDYGFVGFLVAVTVIINVILVGGVRKGIEKAAKFLMPALFIMLVLLVIFVLSLDNAALGVEFYLVPDFSKIDGSVVNGALAQAFFSLSLGMGILITYGSYFSRRDDIVTSGKLVALTDTAVAFTAGLMTLPAIFAINPNTNPDTLSDSSVSMIFSFFPQIFVALEGVVGYVGASIAATVFFLLTFIAAITSLVSILEVPTAAIIEKAKFSRKKTLLVMGFAVTVLTLIAATSFGFVPAFTEFTAYAGQPKSVFDVIYDVFYDTILPLNGLLICLFVTLHWRRKGLEDELSEGNPNYRNTLLAKYVRISISTFIPLILAVVFINTVLTKFVGFSLF, from the coding sequence ATGAGCGAACAACGCGATCAATTCAGCTCTAAAATTGGATTTATACTTGCCGCGGCAGGCTCTGCCGTTGGTATCGGAAACTTAGTTGGCTTCCCTGTTGCCGCAACAAAAAACGGTGGCGGTGCCTTTCTTATTATTTATGCTTTGTTCGTTGCCTTTATATGCGTACCAGTCATGTTGGCGGAAATGGGGCTGGGCCGCCGCGCGCAAAAAAGCCCACTAGGGTCCTATCAGGCATTATCGCCAGACAATAAGGGCTGGCATATAGCCGGACTACTGGCGGTCATTACGCCCTTTATGATTGCCGTATTTTACATGGTGATTACCGTCTGGATATTCGGTTATTTATGGCATTCAATCACCGGAAATCTGGCCATGCTGGCTGACGCTGAGTACTTTGGCCAGTTCGTCAATGACTACGGCTTTGTTGGGTTTCTCGTCGCAGTTACCGTCATTATCAACGTTATTCTTGTTGGCGGTGTCAGGAAAGGCATTGAAAAGGCCGCTAAATTTCTTATGCCAGCGCTGTTCATTATGCTTGTATTGCTGGTTATTTTTGTTTTATCGCTCGACAACGCCGCATTAGGGGTCGAATTTTACTTAGTGCCGGACTTCTCAAAAATCGACGGTTCTGTCGTAAACGGTGCGTTGGCTCAAGCGTTCTTCTCATTGTCATTAGGTATGGGTATTTTGATTACCTACGGCTCTTATTTCAGCCGTCGCGATGACATTGTTACTTCCGGCAAGCTGGTCGCCCTGACCGATACCGCCGTCGCATTTACCGCTGGTTTAATGACTCTGCCAGCTATCTTCGCCATCAACCCGAATACCAACCCGGACACATTAAGTGACTCCTCGGTGAGTATGATTTTCTCTTTCTTCCCGCAAATCTTTGTGGCTTTAGAAGGTGTTGTTGGCTACGTTGGTGCCAGTATCGCTGCGACCGTTTTCTTCTTGCTGACGTTCATCGCCGCTATAACGTCATTGGTATCGATACTGGAAGTACCGACCGCAGCGATTATTGAGAAAGCGAAATTCAGTCGAAAGAAAACACTCTTGGTTATGGGCTTTGCCGTGACCGTACTCACATTAATAGCGGCGACATCGTTTGGTTTTGTGCCTGCGTTCACTGAATTTACTGCGTATGCCGGGCAACCAAAGTCGGTATTCGACGTCATTTATGACGTGTTTTACGACACCATATTGCCGTTAAACGGTTTACTTATCTGCTTGTTCGTTACGCTACACTGGCGTCGTAAAGGGCTTGAAGATGAACTGTCAGAAGGCAACCCAAATTATAGAAATACGTTACTTGCTAAATATGTTCGTATTTCAATCAGTACCTTTATTCCGTTAATTCTTGCGGTTGTGTTTATCAACACAGTACTGACTAAGTTTGTTGGATTCTCCCTATTCTAA
- the zapE gene encoding cell division protein ZapE, with protein sequence MQKIYQHWIDSGKLNDDSFQRNAVAALQQRLDAISNKDSTSIKSLYLYGPVGRGKTMLMDMFSEQLRSLSTANSSFIRLHYHHFMARVHDALNGLQGEENPMQQIAKEWASKYSIICLDEFFVEDIGDAMILARLWESLFDAGVTLITTSNAPPGELYKDGLARHRFEPTIELLNRQCELIDLGFGTDYRRINSTDMPLYLTQGLPTDLKALAEERFGKLEQSDNVVIMNRTIPCLWRNSEVIGFDFMSLCSGPRSQRDYMELADKYNAIAVQNVPAFTYIPDKELVHGVEETYQREHDAKRISKLDNEARRFIALVDECYDRGCLLLITAEVDVEQLYQAQQLAFPFRRCVSRLFEMQHW encoded by the coding sequence ATGCAGAAAATTTACCAACACTGGATTGACTCAGGAAAGCTAAACGACGACAGTTTTCAACGAAACGCCGTTGCTGCGCTTCAACAGCGTCTTGATGCTATTAGCAATAAAGACTCAACCTCCATAAAAAGCTTATATTTATACGGCCCCGTTGGCCGCGGAAAAACCATGCTAATGGACATGTTTTCCGAACAGCTACGCTCACTTTCAACAGCCAATTCATCGTTTATTAGGCTGCACTATCACCACTTTATGGCCAGAGTTCATGATGCACTGAATGGTTTGCAGGGTGAGGAAAACCCAATGCAGCAAATTGCAAAAGAGTGGGCTAGCAAATATTCGATTATCTGCCTGGATGAGTTTTTTGTTGAAGATATTGGCGATGCCATGATTTTGGCCCGGTTATGGGAAAGTTTGTTTGACGCAGGCGTGACGTTAATTACAACGTCTAACGCGCCTCCTGGCGAACTGTATAAAGACGGCTTGGCGCGGCACCGCTTTGAACCGACCATTGAGTTACTTAACCGTCAATGCGAGCTTATCGACTTGGGTTTTGGTACCGATTATCGCCGTATTAACAGCACAGACATGCCGCTTTACCTAACCCAGGGGCTGCCAACTGATTTAAAAGCGCTGGCCGAAGAGCGCTTTGGCAAGCTAGAGCAAAGCGATAATGTCGTGATAATGAATCGAACGATTCCCTGCTTATGGCGTAACAGCGAGGTTATCGGCTTTGATTTTATGAGCCTGTGTTCGGGCCCCCGAAGCCAGCGTGACTACATGGAGCTTGCCGACAAATACAACGCCATTGCTGTACAAAATGTTCCGGCGTTTACCTACATTCCCGACAAAGAGTTGGTGCATGGCGTCGAAGAGACCTACCAGCGGGAACACGACGCAAAGCGTATCAGCAAGCTCGACAATGAAGCTCGTCGCTTTATCGCGCTCGTCGATGAATGCTATGACCGAGGCTGTCTCTTACTGATAACCGCGGAAGTGGATGTTGAACAACTCTACCAGGCACAACAACTCGCCTTTCCATTTAGGCGCTGTGTCTCGCGTCTTTTCGAAATGCAGCATTGGTAG
- the trxA gene encoding thioredoxin: MSQQSNIIDVTLQNFQQVLLEGSKEKLVIIDFWADWCEPCKQLMPVLEKLANEYSDQVILAKINCDDQQELAMQFGIRSLPTVALFKNGEPVDSFGGVKTESEVREMLSKHLPSPSDDLIQQAQVAMGEGDANKAYTLAKQAYDLDNTDMAAIKLLAEAAVDAGRLDQAKELVAAIPMVEQDSDYQRIKGKLELAEDAADSPELRALQEQVEQNPGDLSLKLQLALKFHEAHRDEEALQLVFTVLTKDVNFEGAKKYALDIINSLPDGDPLAATYRRKLYSMMY, encoded by the coding sequence ATGTCACAACAGTCCAACATTATTGATGTCACGCTGCAGAACTTTCAGCAGGTGCTCTTAGAAGGCTCAAAAGAGAAACTGGTTATTATCGATTTTTGGGCTGACTGGTGTGAGCCGTGCAAACAACTCATGCCGGTGTTGGAAAAACTGGCAAACGAATACAGCGACCAGGTTATTCTCGCGAAAATAAATTGCGATGACCAACAAGAGTTAGCCATGCAGTTTGGCATTCGCAGTCTCCCAACCGTAGCTCTTTTCAAAAACGGTGAACCAGTTGATAGTTTTGGTGGTGTTAAAACCGAAAGCGAAGTTAGGGAAATGTTGAGTAAGCATTTGCCAAGCCCGTCAGACGATCTTATTCAACAGGCACAAGTCGCCATGGGTGAAGGCGATGCGAACAAAGCCTATACCTTGGCTAAGCAAGCCTATGATCTTGATAACACCGATATGGCAGCCATTAAATTACTGGCCGAAGCGGCCGTAGACGCTGGTCGGTTAGATCAGGCCAAGGAATTGGTTGCCGCTATTCCAATGGTAGAACAAGACAGCGATTATCAGCGCATTAAGGGTAAGTTAGAGTTAGCCGAAGATGCGGCAGACTCCCCTGAACTTCGCGCCTTGCAGGAGCAAGTTGAGCAGAATCCTGGTGACTTATCGTTGAAATTACAGTTAGCTTTAAAATTTCATGAAGCACACCGCGACGAAGAAGCACTGCAACTGGTCTTTACCGTGTTAACGAAAGACGTCAATTTTGAAGGTGCGAAAAAATACGCACTCGACATTATTAATTCGTTACCCGACGGTGATCCGCTCGCAGCAACCTATCGTAGAAAACTTTACAGCATGATGTATTAG
- a CDS encoding aldehyde dehydrogenase family protein: MNPQLKTLEQLQHTFDSGLTRPLSWRQQQLKQLSRFLEDHEKDLLDALQQDLGKCPSESQLTEIQFLKTDIKHTLNALRGWVKPRKVGNPMLAWPAKSVIVPEPLGTVLVLGAWNYPVQLTLAPLIAAISTGNCAVIKPSEHAQATAGVFEKCLVNYLDSAAFKVVTGGVDVSQQLTELPFDHIFYTGGPQAAKAIMAAAAKNLTPVTLELGGKSPAVVLNDADMTVTARRVVWGKFLNAGQTCIAPDYLLVEESMKDRLIDALREQIAQFYGDDPQQSSDYGRIIHEQHWQRLTRMLDGANVVIGGDFDKRERYIAPTVIDGVSGDSPLMQEEIFGPLLPVVTVKSASEAIELINTKPKPLALYVFSKDKRMLKQFTQRVSAGNVCYNDTLMFMLNDKLPFGGVGQSGMGRYHGKWGFDTFSHLKPVMTRSFRFDVALRYPPYSKLKDKVLSWFAG, from the coding sequence ATGAACCCACAACTCAAAACGTTAGAGCAACTTCAACACACCTTTGACAGCGGACTGACACGTCCGCTGTCTTGGCGTCAGCAGCAGTTAAAACAGCTCTCCCGTTTTTTAGAAGACCACGAAAAGGACTTACTGGACGCACTGCAGCAAGATTTAGGCAAGTGTCCCAGCGAGTCACAACTTACTGAAATTCAGTTCCTTAAAACCGATATTAAACATACTCTTAACGCTCTGCGTGGCTGGGTGAAGCCACGTAAAGTCGGTAATCCAATGCTGGCCTGGCCGGCCAAGAGCGTGATAGTGCCAGAGCCCTTAGGCACCGTATTAGTCTTAGGCGCCTGGAATTACCCTGTTCAGCTAACCCTAGCGCCGCTTATTGCGGCCATTTCCACGGGTAACTGTGCCGTAATAAAGCCGTCTGAGCATGCCCAGGCAACCGCTGGTGTTTTTGAAAAATGTTTGGTTAATTACCTGGACAGCGCCGCCTTTAAAGTCGTTACTGGTGGCGTTGACGTCTCTCAACAGCTGACTGAATTGCCGTTCGACCATATTTTTTACACCGGCGGTCCGCAAGCAGCCAAAGCCATTATGGCAGCGGCGGCGAAAAACCTGACGCCTGTGACGCTCGAGCTGGGCGGCAAGAGCCCCGCAGTCGTGTTGAACGACGCCGATATGACCGTAACGGCTCGCCGTGTTGTTTGGGGAAAGTTTCTGAATGCTGGACAAACCTGCATCGCGCCAGACTACTTACTGGTTGAAGAGTCAATGAAAGACCGTTTGATTGATGCATTGCGCGAGCAAATTGCGCAATTTTACGGGGATGATCCACAGCAATCGAGTGACTACGGTCGTATTATTCACGAACAGCACTGGCAACGACTGACCCGAATGCTCGACGGTGCCAATGTTGTCATTGGTGGGGACTTCGACAAACGTGAGCGGTATATCGCACCAACAGTTATCGATGGAGTATCTGGCGACAGTCCGCTAATGCAGGAAGAGATATTTGGTCCGCTACTGCCGGTAGTGACCGTGAAGTCAGCTTCTGAAGCTATTGAGTTGATTAACACCAAACCTAAGCCTTTAGCACTTTATGTGTTTTCAAAAGATAAACGAATGCTGAAGCAGTTTACTCAGCGAGTGTCCGCCGGCAATGTTTGCTACAACGACACCCTGATGTTTATGCTCAATGACAAGTTGCCGTTTGGCGGCGTCGGCCAAAGCGGTATGGGTCGTTATCACGGAAAGTGGGGCTTTGATACTTTTAGTCATTTAAAACCGGTTATGACCCGCAGCTTCCGCTTTGATGTGGCATTGCGTTACCCTCCGTACAGCAAATTAAAAGACAAAGTCTTGTCCTGGTTTGCCGGTTAA
- a CDS encoding NAD-dependent succinate-semialdehyde dehydrogenase has protein sequence MSSLTKSDCFIEGHWVPTEKRFSVTNPATGEVLAEVADADDELTQRAINVAETALAKWRKKTARERAVLLRKWYQSMMDNKQALGELMSAEQGKPVPEAVGEVEYGASFVDWFAGEAERINGDILPLTDSSKRVLVTKEPVGVCAAITPWNFPNAMITRKIAPALAAGCTIVVKPPQLTPLSSLALAQLASEVGIPDGVINIIPTTDAKTVGKRLATSSQVRKLSFTGSTGVGKILMQQCSEHVSKVSLELGGNAPFLVFDDADIEQAAEQLIACKFRNGGQTCVSANRVLVQETVAEKFTQAIVSKVKALKVGPGTEEGVDLGPLIDQDAVDKVQRLVLSAKSDGATIEAGGSVMTELGDLFYAPTVVSGVTDDMDITKEEIFGPVVAINTFETEEEGIKKANDTPFGLASYFAAKDTSRIFRVSEALEYGMVGVNTGGISHAYNPFGGIKESGIGREGSKYGIDEYLELKTVTLGGLE, from the coding sequence ATGTCATCACTTACTAAAAGCGATTGTTTCATCGAAGGTCACTGGGTACCCACAGAGAAGCGTTTCAGTGTGACTAACCCAGCAACCGGTGAGGTGTTGGCCGAAGTTGCCGATGCCGATGACGAACTTACGCAACGCGCCATTAATGTTGCCGAGACGGCACTGGCGAAATGGCGTAAGAAGACCGCTCGCGAGCGGGCGGTGCTATTACGTAAGTGGTATCAGTCCATGATGGACAACAAGCAAGCATTGGGCGAATTGATGAGCGCCGAACAAGGCAAACCGGTTCCAGAAGCGGTTGGTGAGGTCGAGTACGGTGCCAGCTTCGTCGACTGGTTTGCCGGCGAAGCCGAACGCATTAACGGTGATATCCTGCCGCTGACCGACAGCAGCAAACGCGTGTTAGTAACCAAAGAACCCGTTGGCGTCTGCGCAGCCATTACCCCGTGGAACTTCCCGAATGCGATGATCACTCGAAAAATTGCACCGGCATTAGCCGCTGGCTGCACCATCGTTGTTAAGCCACCGCAGTTAACTCCCCTTTCAAGCTTAGCGTTGGCGCAACTTGCCAGTGAAGTGGGCATTCCGGACGGTGTTATTAATATCATTCCAACCACTGATGCCAAAACCGTAGGTAAACGCCTTGCAACGTCATCACAGGTTCGTAAGTTGTCATTCACGGGCTCTACCGGCGTTGGCAAGATTCTTATGCAACAATGCTCAGAGCACGTATCCAAAGTGTCGCTGGAGCTGGGCGGTAATGCTCCGTTCCTGGTGTTTGACGACGCCGACATTGAGCAGGCTGCCGAGCAGCTTATTGCCTGTAAATTCCGTAATGGCGGACAAACCTGCGTTTCTGCCAACCGAGTGTTGGTGCAGGAAACGGTTGCTGAAAAATTCACTCAGGCGATTGTCAGCAAGGTAAAAGCATTAAAAGTGGGGCCGGGGACTGAAGAAGGCGTCGACTTAGGACCTCTAATTGATCAGGATGCTGTCGACAAGGTTCAGCGCCTGGTGCTGTCAGCGAAATCAGATGGCGCTACGATTGAAGCTGGCGGTTCAGTCATGACCGAACTGGGCGATTTGTTCTACGCACCAACCGTGGTTTCAGGCGTTACTGACGATATGGACATCACCAAAGAAGAAATCTTTGGTCCTGTCGTTGCCATTAATACCTTCGAAACGGAAGAAGAAGGCATTAAGAAAGCCAATGACACGCCATTCGGGCTGGCGTCGTACTTTGCAGCGAAAGACACCTCTCGCATTTTCCGAGTGAGTGAAGCACTTGAATACGGCATGGTAGGCGTGAATACCGGCGGTATTTCGCATGCTTACAACCCATTTGGCGGCATTAAAGAGTCCGGTATTGGACGGGAAGGATCAAAATACGGTATTGATGAATACTTAGAATTGAAAACCGTAACCCTCGGCGGACTTGAATGA
- a CDS encoding DEAD/DEAH box helicase, giving the protein MSKTQTSLSFSDMALPSAVLEQLNAMGFETPTPIQQQSIPALLEGNDVLGEAQTGTGKTAAFGLPALAKIDPSLKQTQVLVVTPTRELAIQVAEALEGFSKQMRGVGVATVYGGAAFGPQVKALKQGTSIVVGTPGRLIDLLNKNVLQLDGLKVAVLDEADEMLNMGFIEDIETILKGVPETAQRALFSATMPNAIRKLAKTFLNKPLNIQIEAVAREKATIKQKAWKVQGMTKMTALTRLLEVTPYQRALIFVRTRQDTMDVAELLQRSGFKASPLSGDLNQAQREQTVSQLRSGHIEILVATDVVARGLDVPEITHVINYDLPSDTESYVHRIGRTGRAGRSGEAILFFRAKERHLLRHYERLTNAPVEFFEVPNANQLSQHRQQQLLEKLQASMQADNAHADSDKLKKLLGQWLESDELSAEDLALALLTEQHKQRPLFLKEDRPVREMRNDRPGRNERGDKRKPRAERGGRAADIDFDTYKIQVGKEHGARPGDIVGAIANEASMDSKYIGQIQLFDNHSLVQLPKGMPKDVMHVLKKARVRQQPMGLELSDEQVKRAPRPPRDRDARGPKRRQAGKGAARRFN; this is encoded by the coding sequence ATGTCAAAGACTCAAACGAGCCTGTCGTTCAGCGACATGGCCCTACCTTCTGCTGTGCTTGAACAACTGAACGCCATGGGTTTTGAAACCCCAACCCCTATTCAGCAGCAGTCAATCCCTGCTCTATTAGAGGGTAATGATGTGTTAGGTGAAGCGCAAACAGGTACCGGTAAAACGGCCGCATTTGGCTTGCCTGCGCTGGCCAAAATTGACCCTTCGTTGAAACAGACTCAAGTCTTAGTAGTAACGCCTACACGTGAGTTAGCCATTCAGGTTGCTGAAGCGTTAGAAGGCTTTTCTAAGCAGATGCGTGGTGTTGGCGTTGCTACCGTTTATGGTGGTGCTGCCTTTGGTCCGCAGGTAAAAGCGTTAAAACAAGGTACCTCAATTGTTGTTGGTACGCCGGGTCGTCTTATCGACTTACTGAATAAAAATGTATTGCAACTGGATGGTTTGAAGGTTGCGGTATTGGATGAAGCCGACGAAATGTTGAACATGGGCTTCATTGAAGACATCGAAACCATTTTAAAAGGTGTGCCTGAAACGGCCCAGCGAGCGTTGTTCTCAGCGACTATGCCGAATGCCATCCGTAAATTGGCGAAAACCTTCCTGAATAAACCATTGAATATTCAGATTGAAGCGGTTGCGCGTGAAAAAGCAACGATTAAGCAGAAAGCGTGGAAAGTTCAGGGCATGACGAAAATGACCGCTCTGACTCGTTTATTGGAAGTGACTCCGTATCAACGTGCATTGATTTTCGTGCGCACTCGCCAGGACACTATGGATGTTGCTGAGCTGTTGCAGCGCTCAGGTTTCAAAGCGTCGCCGTTAAGCGGCGATTTAAACCAGGCTCAACGCGAACAAACAGTCAGCCAGCTGCGCAGCGGTCATATCGAAATTCTGGTGGCGACAGACGTTGTAGCACGTGGTTTGGATGTACCTGAAATTACCCACGTTATTAACTACGACTTGCCAAGTGACACCGAGTCTTATGTTCACCGTATTGGTCGTACCGGCCGTGCAGGGCGTTCAGGCGAAGCGATTTTGTTCTTCCGCGCGAAAGAGCGTCATTTGTTGCGTCACTACGAGCGTTTGACCAATGCTCCGGTAGAATTTTTCGAGGTTCCAAATGCGAACCAGTTGAGTCAGCATCGCCAACAGCAACTACTAGAGAAGCTTCAGGCATCGATGCAGGCAGACAATGCGCATGCTGACAGTGACAAGCTGAAAAAGCTGCTTGGTCAATGGCTCGAAAGTGATGAACTTTCTGCTGAAGACTTAGCCTTGGCGCTTTTGACTGAACAACATAAACAACGCCCGTTGTTCTTAAAAGAAGATCGTCCAGTGCGTGAAATGCGTAATGATCGCCCAGGACGTAATGAGCGTGGTGACAAACGTAAGCCTCGCGCTGAACGCGGCGGACGTGCAGCCGATATCGACTTTGATACCTATAAAATTCAAGTGGGTAAAGAGCATGGTGCTCGTCCCGGAGACATCGTTGGCGCGATTGCAAACGAAGCCTCTATGGACAGCAAATACATCGGTCAAATTCAGTTGTTCGATAACCACTCGCTGGTTCAGTTGCCAAAGGGTATGCCGAAAGATGTTATGCACGTACTGAAAAAAGCGCGTGTTCGTCAGCAGCCAATGGGCCTTGAGCTAAGTGATGAGCAAGTGAAACGAGCGCCACGTCCACCGCGTGATCGTGACGCCCGTGGTCCTAAACGCCGTCAGGCAGGAAAGGGCGCAGCACGTCGTTTTAACTAA
- a CDS encoding lipocalin family protein: MNKWLPAFLLTLLLTACKSQPTPVADVVDEFDADRYLGKWYEIARMPHSFEEGLQGVTAEYRLNGDGTLEVTNRGFHVENQEWQTAIGKAEPVENMKAAYQVTFFWPFYGGYYVSWLDDNYQQAIVTSDSHEYFWFLSRTPNVSQPDLDYALAKANEWGYDIDQMIIVDHPAGVNHSN; this comes from the coding sequence ATGAACAAGTGGTTACCTGCATTTTTACTGACCTTATTACTGACTGCCTGTAAGTCTCAGCCTACACCGGTGGCTGATGTTGTTGATGAATTCGACGCTGACCGCTATTTAGGAAAGTGGTACGAAATTGCGCGAATGCCACACAGCTTTGAAGAGGGTCTGCAAGGCGTTACCGCTGAATACCGTTTAAATGGTGACGGCACATTAGAAGTGACCAATCGTGGCTTTCATGTTGAAAATCAGGAATGGCAAACCGCCATAGGCAAAGCAGAGCCAGTTGAAAATATGAAGGCAGCCTATCAAGTGACGTTTTTCTGGCCGTTTTACGGTGGTTATTACGTTAGCTGGTTAGATGATAACTACCAACAGGCAATTGTCACCAGCGATTCGCATGAGTATTTCTGGTTTTTGTCGCGGACACCGAATGTGTCTCAGCCGGACTTAGATTATGCGCTCGCAAAAGCGAATGAATGGGGATACGACATCGACCAGATGATCATTGTCGATCATCCGGCCGGTGTGAATCATTCTAATTAG